In a single window of the Nocardioides sp. L-11A genome:
- a CDS encoding DUF5979 domain-containing protein, translated as MTMLSALMVVPPSSAAPESLQIDKSVDKTTPAPGENFTYQIQVRCSEDDCLDTQIVDELPDELVGFPIVSVQFSPNATTVPRTVTWQPGGGSTAPETVVAGTSMTVDLLQPTDGPVGVGLQAGTTYTISISLKVPDDYPPGRSGDIVNPARVSASNANTKTSSATINVEAPITTGVAVDKTWAPASQSFDPGAESTIGLTARNSSNVAVDRLVIQEPKNAADGAAGLDPSNPFTITDFAGFGDVTLPTGCTTARVDAYVRSGGTWSWVQGADAPAGDPLALPAGVTNAQVGGIRVTCDGTIAPGQRIALDLDLTQRATDRDDGSDLSSAEHRVDNVTTGSATLDGQPTVRDDGQASYVVKPAIPTVEANKNISPDSITAGQDAPATITGTNGGVPVTSLTVADLAFFTDEVTFGGFSGPLTWPAAATGATVTYHLLAGGTEQQPVSSGQVPTAPSGKISGFEITWTGPIAADETGGAGFTIATTEDATGGLAEKTLTNKVDAAVEASNGLTDTDSDTDTLRVVDPAITATLDKTVRPGSAVAPGQSVISSLNANVIAHGDGAVVHDIVVEDVVGTGTAEFWDAFDLVSIAPTQVPAETTLTVEVQDTDGTWHELLVHGPLSEASVLRRDAAATAAALALVGLDRDGVQGIRFSFHHDTGFPSNVTLTPNLEFEARGALRGGGAVTPGPDTPTPYLNSATVTADGESAGGNDLHDADGDVGTGTVVTDDGGPGPGVDIDKTWTDSAVDAQSGDRSTTHLDWNVSKGLSPVRISDGAADPASTPVAQTVYDAFDLVRIERVGVSNTPYSTGWYLRYDTVTEVALYDGSSWVVVPAPGGSWREADGSFKGYELTGPQRASTRGVRIVVEETADDTDRRQSAQLSGDAFDPYAPDPGSGVGAGSTDRRFSLLWQVRDKARSDGTFVVADRDYNTTDEGVVENDTELRGTPVGGGTPVTDTAADTIQILDPEPVVEVTKAVTPTTQVHVPPVGTPAGSYPTATWVLRGNNGSTARASYVRLTDPATCTDTTVADCQSSADATGANADPFDLDADHLGSASRPNPMERFDITGITIAASKPGQIDPAATVVWLLRYDQATQTYSSERSTMAAVNAGVSDPGTIVGVSVTFQHTDPATSGGTITQDNELTVSLATRLRPTLRSTGADQVLRAGDTFDVVNRVFAQSYDPVAGAGVTTGDVADATLVLTGGLVNITPTKTITPSLINEPKPDVPVTVTLGANQGSDPRSTLSPQRVVIEDQADSPDFWNTFRFDGLQSVSLPAGADRVQVDLYDGTQWVEGSPAPAGAVVLPAVPDGQVQGVRFTFTRADGQLFSATVPAPNWSANAIIGVRLRDTYRDTGNPVTFDGEIENTQTSWTTRPDGNNTPRTDATATIELSPGTREIAVRKLTNDGTRLAAVGELVPFDLTIENAGTGYLTLTDLRDVLPPELLYTGVEPTYTADPTGTLSDQVTVTPESGGSVLRFTWPVDGARMLPGEVFRIRLQLELQPGLGSGEKATNTMTVRTEETLTSCRNVVSNGGLTDDWANDKQTCGTSDFVGTVDGPNLYTVKGVRGSLGGAFDPANPATTCSPTLAATGGSYYRSPCVANSEVDGTDDWVLHSVNAGTVTIDEMTVFDQLPVRGDLQLVSGNARGSAYRPQLVDGSLQVNAPAGTTQRVEVTTSPGVCTGTWTGLPTQPVCEQNGESWSVADGDTDWSKVSGIRVHLDFRTTPQGSLRAGEAVDVTFSTTNVMATDTDASGVPRTVPGDDLLAWNQHGIKFKYTDRNMFRQIAPSRVGVHLHTGAAEIRKEITGPAAAYAPDLIRVAVACEAGGVPLDLGADAVVELRRAGDWLTQIAGVPISANGSSCTFTEEGSVGEWGETSRSGTPVTVDVEDPDTVESATITNDYRFTGLSVTKRVQTTATGTTFGPFTFTLRCESITGRDVTFDGAGTTELEFTLEDGETFTAPADRIPVGASCEVTETDRFFADQIVVTGDNVVDHGDGSATVTPGTDPAEVEITNAYDAGTVTLEKKVDGDGAARYGTGTFSFQMTCTYRGQTPYQDTIRLAAGASRTVGPFAIGTSCAVKETGTGGATSSVLAPGDGVVEVPAPDQQAETSRVSLTATNTFRLTSLDVTKEVVGDESAKGAKGPFRVALACTWLVDGQRVAFDVPGGAERVLAKGNGYRASYQELPSSAACTLTETKDGGAASTSMTATVAGQVTKSRKTSIAVDLTPTGGPGQASVRVVNKFDAVAAGGDERGGAGLPNAGAPYRPWQLVLGGLLVLAGLLGVLRSRRRPGRHLG; from the coding sequence ATGACGATGTTGAGCGCGCTGATGGTGGTGCCACCGTCGTCGGCGGCGCCGGAGTCGCTGCAGATCGACAAGTCGGTGGACAAGACCACCCCCGCACCGGGGGAGAACTTCACCTATCAGATCCAGGTGCGGTGCTCGGAGGACGACTGCCTCGACACCCAGATCGTCGACGAGCTGCCGGACGAGTTGGTCGGGTTCCCGATCGTGAGCGTCCAGTTCAGCCCGAACGCGACCACCGTGCCGCGCACCGTGACCTGGCAGCCGGGCGGAGGATCGACCGCGCCGGAGACCGTCGTGGCGGGCACCAGCATGACCGTCGACCTGTTGCAGCCGACCGACGGCCCCGTGGGCGTGGGTCTGCAGGCGGGTACGACCTACACGATCTCGATCTCGCTCAAGGTGCCCGACGACTACCCGCCGGGCCGTAGCGGCGACATCGTCAACCCTGCGCGGGTGTCGGCCTCGAACGCCAACACCAAGACCAGCAGCGCGACCATCAACGTCGAGGCGCCGATCACCACCGGCGTCGCCGTCGACAAGACCTGGGCGCCGGCGAGCCAGTCGTTCGACCCGGGTGCGGAGTCGACGATCGGCCTCACGGCCCGCAACTCCAGCAACGTCGCGGTCGACCGGCTCGTCATCCAGGAGCCGAAGAACGCCGCGGACGGCGCTGCCGGGCTCGACCCGAGCAACCCGTTCACCATCACCGACTTCGCCGGCTTCGGCGACGTCACCCTGCCCACCGGCTGTACGACCGCCCGCGTCGACGCCTACGTCCGCTCCGGTGGCACCTGGAGCTGGGTCCAGGGCGCCGACGCGCCCGCCGGCGATCCGCTGGCCCTGCCGGCCGGCGTGACGAACGCTCAGGTCGGCGGCATCCGGGTCACCTGCGACGGCACCATCGCCCCCGGTCAGCGGATCGCGCTCGATCTCGACCTGACCCAGCGCGCCACCGACCGTGATGACGGCAGCGACCTGTCGAGTGCCGAGCACCGGGTCGACAACGTGACCACCGGCTCCGCCACGCTCGACGGCCAGCCGACCGTGCGCGACGACGGCCAGGCGTCGTACGTCGTCAAGCCGGCCATCCCGACCGTGGAGGCCAACAAGAACATCTCGCCGGACAGCATCACCGCGGGCCAGGACGCCCCGGCGACGATCACCGGCACCAACGGCGGCGTGCCCGTCACCAGCCTGACGGTCGCGGACCTCGCCTTCTTCACCGACGAGGTGACCTTCGGCGGCTTCTCCGGTCCGCTGACCTGGCCGGCCGCGGCCACCGGGGCGACGGTCACCTACCACCTCCTCGCCGGCGGCACCGAGCAGCAGCCGGTGAGCTCCGGTCAGGTGCCGACCGCACCGTCCGGCAAGATCTCCGGCTTCGAGATCACCTGGACCGGCCCGATCGCGGCCGATGAGACCGGCGGCGCCGGATTCACCATCGCGACCACCGAGGACGCCACCGGCGGCCTGGCCGAGAAGACGCTGACCAACAAGGTCGACGCCGCGGTCGAGGCCTCGAACGGCCTCACCGACACCGACAGCGACACCGACACGCTGCGGGTCGTCGACCCGGCGATCACCGCCACCCTCGACAAGACCGTGCGGCCCGGCTCGGCCGTGGCCCCCGGGCAGTCGGTCATCTCGTCGCTCAACGCCAACGTGATCGCCCACGGCGACGGCGCGGTCGTCCACGACATCGTGGTCGAGGACGTCGTCGGCACCGGCACCGCCGAGTTCTGGGACGCGTTCGACCTGGTCTCCATCGCGCCGACGCAGGTGCCGGCCGAGACCACGCTGACCGTCGAGGTGCAGGACACCGACGGCACCTGGCACGAGCTGCTCGTGCACGGGCCGCTGTCCGAGGCGAGCGTCCTGCGGCGCGACGCCGCGGCGACGGCGGCCGCTCTCGCTCTGGTCGGCCTGGACCGCGACGGCGTCCAGGGCATCCGGTTCTCGTTCCACCACGACACCGGCTTCCCGAGCAACGTGACGCTCACCCCGAACCTGGAGTTCGAGGCCCGCGGCGCCCTGCGCGGCGGCGGTGCCGTCACGCCGGGACCGGACACGCCGACGCCGTACCTCAACTCGGCGACCGTCACCGCCGACGGCGAGTCGGCCGGGGGCAACGACCTGCACGACGCCGACGGCGACGTCGGCACGGGCACGGTCGTCACCGATGACGGCGGCCCGGGGCCGGGTGTCGACATCGACAAGACCTGGACCGACTCCGCGGTCGACGCCCAGTCGGGTGACCGGTCCACGACCCATCTCGACTGGAACGTGAGCAAGGGCCTCTCGCCCGTACGGATCAGCGACGGTGCGGCCGATCCGGCCTCCACGCCTGTCGCGCAGACGGTCTACGACGCCTTCGACCTGGTCCGGATCGAGCGGGTCGGCGTGTCGAACACCCCGTACTCGACCGGCTGGTACCTCCGCTACGACACGGTCACCGAGGTCGCGCTCTACGACGGCAGCAGCTGGGTCGTCGTGCCGGCGCCGGGCGGGAGCTGGCGCGAAGCCGACGGCAGCTTCAAGGGCTACGAGCTGACCGGTCCCCAGCGGGCCTCCACGCGAGGCGTCCGGATCGTGGTCGAGGAGACCGCGGACGACACGGACCGGCGTCAGTCGGCCCAGCTGTCCGGCGACGCCTTCGACCCGTATGCGCCCGACCCCGGCTCCGGCGTCGGGGCCGGCAGCACCGACCGCCGGTTCTCACTGCTCTGGCAGGTGCGCGACAAGGCCCGCTCGGACGGCACGTTCGTGGTCGCGGACCGCGACTACAACACCACGGACGAGGGCGTCGTCGAGAACGACACCGAGCTGCGTGGCACGCCCGTCGGCGGCGGCACGCCCGTCACCGACACGGCGGCCGACACCATCCAGATCCTCGACCCGGAGCCCGTGGTCGAGGTGACCAAGGCGGTCACCCCGACGACCCAGGTGCACGTGCCCCCGGTGGGGACCCCTGCCGGGAGCTACCCGACGGCCACCTGGGTGCTCAGGGGGAACAACGGGTCGACCGCGCGCGCGTCGTACGTCCGGCTGACGGACCCGGCGACCTGCACCGACACCACGGTGGCGGACTGTCAGAGCAGCGCCGACGCCACGGGTGCCAACGCGGATCCGTTCGACCTCGACGCCGACCACCTCGGCAGCGCCTCGCGGCCCAACCCGATGGAGCGCTTCGACATCACCGGCATCACGATCGCCGCGTCGAAGCCGGGGCAGATCGACCCGGCGGCCACCGTCGTGTGGCTGCTGCGCTACGACCAGGCCACGCAGACCTACTCCTCGGAGCGGTCGACGATGGCCGCGGTCAACGCGGGCGTCAGCGACCCGGGGACCATCGTCGGCGTCAGCGTGACCTTCCAGCACACCGACCCGGCGACGTCCGGCGGCACGATCACCCAGGACAACGAGCTGACGGTGAGCCTGGCCACCCGGTTGCGGCCCACGCTGCGCAGCACCGGGGCCGACCAGGTGCTGCGGGCGGGGGACACCTTCGACGTCGTGAACCGTGTGTTCGCCCAGTCCTACGACCCCGTCGCGGGGGCCGGCGTCACGACCGGTGACGTCGCCGACGCCACGCTGGTGCTGACCGGTGGCCTGGTCAACATCACCCCGACCAAGACGATCACGCCGAGCCTGATCAACGAGCCCAAGCCCGACGTACCGGTCACGGTGACGCTCGGCGCGAACCAGGGCTCCGACCCGCGCAGCACGCTCTCGCCGCAGCGCGTGGTGATCGAGGACCAGGCCGACTCGCCCGACTTCTGGAACACCTTCCGGTTCGACGGCCTGCAGAGCGTCAGCCTGCCGGCCGGTGCGGACCGGGTTCAGGTGGACCTCTACGACGGCACCCAGTGGGTGGAGGGATCGCCGGCGCCGGCCGGCGCCGTGGTCCTGCCCGCGGTGCCGGACGGCCAGGTCCAGGGGGTCCGGTTCACCTTCACCCGCGCCGACGGACAGCTGTTCTCGGCGACCGTCCCGGCCCCGAACTGGTCGGCGAACGCCATCATCGGCGTCCGGCTGCGGGACACCTACCGCGACACGGGCAACCCGGTCACCTTCGACGGCGAGATCGAGAACACGCAGACCTCGTGGACGACGCGCCCGGACGGCAACAACACGCCGCGCACCGACGCGACGGCGACGATCGAGCTGTCGCCCGGCACCCGGGAGATCGCGGTCCGCAAGCTGACCAACGACGGCACCCGGTTGGCGGCGGTCGGTGAGCTGGTGCCCTTCGACCTGACGATCGAGAATGCCGGCACCGGCTACCTCACCCTCACCGACCTGCGTGACGTCCTGCCGCCGGAGCTGCTCTACACCGGGGTCGAGCCGACGTACACGGCCGACCCGACGGGGACGCTGTCCGACCAGGTGACGGTGACCCCGGAGTCCGGTGGATCCGTCCTCCGGTTCACCTGGCCCGTCGACGGCGCCCGGATGCTCCCGGGCGAGGTCTTCCGGATCCGGCTGCAGCTCGAGCTGCAGCCCGGTCTCGGCAGTGGGGAGAAGGCCACTAACACGATGACGGTGCGCACCGAGGAGACCCTGACCTCGTGCCGCAACGTGGTGTCCAACGGCGGCCTCACCGACGACTGGGCGAATGACAAGCAGACCTGCGGCACGTCCGACTTCGTCGGCACGGTCGACGGGCCCAACCTCTACACGGTCAAGGGCGTCCGTGGCTCGCTCGGCGGGGCGTTCGACCCGGCCAACCCGGCCACGACCTGCAGCCCCACCCTGGCCGCGACCGGTGGCTCCTACTACCGCTCGCCCTGTGTGGCCAACAGTGAGGTCGACGGCACCGACGACTGGGTCCTGCACAGCGTCAACGCCGGCACGGTCACCATCGACGAGATGACGGTCTTCGACCAGCTCCCGGTGCGTGGCGACCTCCAGCTGGTCTCGGGCAACGCCCGCGGCTCGGCGTACCGTCCGCAGCTGGTGGACGGCTCGCTGCAGGTCAACGCCCCGGCGGGGACGACCCAGCGGGTCGAGGTCACGACCAGCCCCGGAGTCTGCACCGGGACCTGGACCGGGCTGCCGACCCAGCCGGTCTGCGAGCAGAACGGCGAGTCGTGGTCCGTCGCCGACGGTGACACCGACTGGTCGAAGGTGAGTGGCATCCGCGTCCACCTCGACTTCCGTACGACGCCCCAGGGCTCGCTGCGGGCCGGCGAGGCCGTGGACGTCACCTTCTCCACCACGAACGTGATGGCCACCGACACCGACGCCAGCGGGGTTCCCCGCACGGTGCCGGGCGACGACCTGCTCGCCTGGAACCAGCACGGCATCAAGTTCAAGTACACCGACCGGAACATGTTCCGGCAGATCGCCCCGAGCCGGGTCGGCGTGCACCTGCACACCGGCGCCGCCGAGATCCGCAAGGAGATCACCGGGCCCGCCGCGGCGTACGCGCCGGACCTGATCCGGGTCGCCGTGGCGTGCGAGGCCGGTGGCGTGCCGCTCGACCTCGGCGCGGACGCGGTGGTCGAGCTGCGCCGCGCCGGCGACTGGCTCACCCAGATCGCGGGGGTGCCGATCAGTGCGAACGGCAGCTCGTGCACCTTCACCGAGGAGGGCTCGGTCGGGGAGTGGGGCGAGACCTCGCGGTCCGGCACGCCGGTGACGGTGGACGTCGAGGACCCGGACACGGTCGAGAGCGCGACGATCACCAACGACTACCGGTTCACCGGTCTGTCGGTGACCAAGCGGGTGCAGACCACGGCGACCGGTACCACCTTCGGGCCGTTCACCTTCACGCTGCGCTGTGAGTCGATCACCGGCCGCGACGTCACCTTCGACGGCGCCGGCACGACCGAGCTGGAGTTCACCCTCGAGGACGGCGAGACCTTCACCGCGCCGGCCGACCGGATCCCGGTGGGGGCCTCCTGCGAGGTGACCGAGACCGACCGGTTCTTCGCCGACCAGATCGTCGTCACCGGCGACAACGTCGTCGACCACGGCGACGGCTCGGCGACGGTCACCCCTGGCACCGACCCGGCGGAGGTCGAGATCACCAACGCCTACGACGCGGGCACCGTGACGCTGGAGAAGAAGGTCGACGGCGACGGAGCGGCTCGCTACGGCACCGGCACCTTCTCCTTCCAGATGACCTGCACGTACCGCGGCCAGACGCCGTACCAGGACACGATCCGGCTCGCCGCCGGCGCGTCCCGCACGGTCGGACCGTTCGCGATCGGCACGTCCTGCGCGGTGAAGGAGACCGGCACCGGAGGCGCGACGTCGAGCGTGCTCGCGCCGGGCGACGGCGTCGTCGAGGTGCCGGCGCCGGACCAGCAGGCCGAGACCAGCCGGGTGTCGCTGACCGCGACCAACACCTTCCGGCTGACGTCGCTCGACGTGACCAAGGAGGTCGTCGGCGACGAGTCGGCCAAGGGTGCGAAGGGCCCGTTCCGCGTGGCACTGGCCTGCACCTGGCTGGTCGACGGCCAACGGGTGGCCTTCGACGTGCCCGGCGGCGCGGAGCGCGTGCTCGCCAAGGGCAACGGCTACCGGGCGTCCTACCAGGAGCTGCCGTCGAGTGCGGCCTGCACGCTGACGGAGACCAAGGACGGCGGTGCGGCGTCGACGTCGATGACGGCAACGGTCGCGGGCCAGGTCACGAAGTCGCGCAAGACGTCGATCGCGGTCGACCTCACGCCGACCGGTGGGCCGGGTCAGGCCTCGGTGCGCGTCGTCAACAAGTTCGACGCCGTCGCCGCGGGGGGTGACGAGCGCGGTGGCGCCGGACTGCCGAACGCCGGTGCGCCGTACCGACCCTGGCAGCTGGTCCTCGGTGGCCTGCTGGTGCTGGCCGGACTGCTGGGCGTGCTCCGCAGTCGGCGTCGCCCGGGACGTCATCTAGGCTGA
- a CDS encoding adenylate kinase, which yields MRLLIMGPPGAGKGTQAKAVAEHFGVPAISTGDIFRANVGQGTPLGIEAKRYMDAGEYVPDEVTNNMVRDRIAEPDAEKGFLLDGYPRTLAQVTELDTMVEETGHRIDAVLCLTVDSEALISRLLKRAEIEGRADDNEEVIRRRQEVYAAETEPLIAVYAERGLVVSVDGMGEIAEVQQRIFDALDDLPQS from the coding sequence TTGAGGCTTCTGATCATGGGCCCGCCGGGCGCCGGCAAGGGCACCCAGGCGAAGGCGGTCGCCGAGCACTTCGGCGTCCCGGCCATCTCCACCGGAGACATCTTCCGGGCGAACGTCGGGCAGGGCACGCCGCTCGGCATCGAGGCCAAGCGCTACATGGACGCCGGGGAGTACGTCCCGGACGAGGTCACCAACAACATGGTCCGCGACCGGATCGCGGAGCCCGACGCCGAGAAGGGCTTCCTGCTCGACGGCTACCCGCGCACCCTGGCCCAGGTCACCGAGCTCGACACGATGGTCGAGGAGACCGGCCACCGGATCGACGCCGTGCTGTGCCTGACGGTCGACAGCGAGGCCCTGATCAGCCGGCTGCTGAAGCGCGCCGAGATCGAGGGCCGCGCCGACGACAACGAGGAGGTCATCCGGCGCCGCCAGGAGGTGTACGCCGCGGAGACCGAGCCGTTGATCGCCGTCTACGCCGAGCGTGGCCTGGTCGTCTCGGTGGACGGCATGGGCGAGATCGCCGAGGTCCAGCAGCGGATCTTCGACGCGCTCGACGACCTGCCGCAGAGTTGA
- the secY gene encoding preprotein translocase subunit SecY, with the protein MLTAFVNAFRTPDLRRKLLFVLLIIVIFRAGSQIPAPGVHVSNVEKCIKVVEEGSNASLYSLVNLFSGGALLQLTIFALGIMPYITASIILQLLVVVIPRLEALKKEGQSGQTKITQYTRYLTLGLAVLQATGIVALARTGNLLQGCDSSQYPLLHSNNTETFLVLVVTMTAGTAVIMWLGELITERGVGNGMSILIFTQVVATFPASLWQVKISQGWWTFGIVVVIGLVLVAAVIFIEQAQRRIPVQYARRMVGRKMFGGSSTYIPLKVNQAGIIPVIFASSLLYLPAMAVQFNQENPNQFIRWVNEYLVDQGHPIHMAAYFGLIIFFTYFYVSITFNPQEVADNMKKYGGFIPGIRAGKPTQDYLSYVLSRITLPGALYLGLISLVPLIAFVLINANQNFPFGGTSILIMVGVALDTVKQIESQLQQRNYEGFLR; encoded by the coding sequence GTGCTCACCGCGTTCGTGAACGCCTTCCGGACCCCGGACCTGCGGCGCAAGCTGCTGTTCGTCCTGTTGATCATCGTCATCTTCAGGGCCGGGTCGCAGATCCCGGCACCTGGCGTGCACGTCTCCAACGTGGAGAAGTGCATCAAGGTGGTCGAAGAGGGCAGCAACGCCAGCCTCTACAGTCTGGTCAACCTGTTCTCCGGCGGAGCGCTCCTCCAGCTGACGATCTTCGCGCTCGGCATCATGCCGTACATCACCGCGAGCATCATCCTGCAGCTGCTCGTCGTCGTGATCCCGCGGCTCGAGGCCCTCAAGAAGGAGGGCCAGTCCGGCCAGACGAAGATCACGCAGTACACGCGCTATCTCACGCTCGGCCTCGCGGTCCTGCAGGCGACCGGCATCGTCGCCCTCGCGCGCACCGGCAACCTGCTGCAGGGCTGTGACAGCTCGCAGTACCCGTTGCTGCATTCCAACAACACCGAGACCTTCCTGGTCCTGGTCGTGACCATGACGGCCGGCACCGCGGTGATCATGTGGCTCGGCGAGCTGATCACCGAGCGCGGCGTCGGCAACGGCATGTCGATCCTGATCTTCACCCAGGTCGTCGCGACCTTCCCCGCCTCGCTGTGGCAGGTGAAGATCAGCCAGGGCTGGTGGACCTTCGGCATCGTGGTCGTGATCGGCCTGGTGCTCGTGGCGGCCGTCATCTTCATCGAGCAGGCGCAGCGCCGGATCCCGGTGCAGTACGCCCGCCGCATGGTCGGGCGCAAGATGTTCGGCGGCAGCTCGACCTACATCCCGCTGAAGGTCAACCAGGCGGGCATCATCCCGGTCATCTTCGCCTCGTCGCTGCTCTACCTGCCGGCGATGGCGGTGCAGTTCAACCAGGAGAACCCGAACCAGTTCATCCGGTGGGTCAACGAGTACCTCGTCGACCAGGGCCACCCGATCCACATGGCGGCGTACTTCGGTCTGATCATCTTCTTCACCTACTTCTACGTGTCGATCACCTTCAACCCGCAAGAGGTGGCCGACAACATGAAGAAGTACGGCGGCTTCATCCCCGGGATCCGGGCGGGCAAGCCGACCCAGGACTACCTGTCCTACGTCCTGTCCCGCATCACGCTGCCGGGCGCTCTCTACCTGGGTCTGATCTCGCTCGTTCCGCTGATCGCGTTCGTGTTGATCAACGCCAACCAGAACTTCCCGTTCGGCGGCACGTCCATCCTGATCATGGTCGGCGTCGCGCTCGACACCGTGAAGCAGATCGAGAGCCAGCTCCAGCAGCGCAACTACGAAGGATTCCTGCGTTGA
- a CDS encoding isochorismate synthase, with protein sequence MARDPITPAALAARPMLFASGEQAYVARAVRRTRTTPDGADPAWADEVVAGLGPDERALCALSFAAGAPGLAHVVVGSEHALQRPDRDESVERTYDVTEFPTADEYAVMVATALERIAGGDLHKVVLGRCLDVLSDPPLVPAEIIDRLLTTRPGRYVFSVPLVPGVEGPPGADGTAPEDGPILVGASPELLVRRAGAEISCTPLAGSVPRSEDPDEDLRRAGELQQSAKDLAEHAFVVEAIVHALKDVCVEIEYPATPELLSTDTVWHLATPIHARLADPVDGPSALRLAQLLHPTPAVGGVPTAAANAVIADLEGDLRDWFAGCVGWVDRHGDGEFAITIRAAVMDGPRLRLFAGAGIVAGSDPAAEVRETGAKLATMARVTGLP encoded by the coding sequence ATGGCGCGGGATCCGATCACCCCCGCGGCGCTCGCTGCTCGCCCGATGCTCTTCGCGTCGGGCGAGCAGGCGTACGTCGCCCGTGCGGTGCGACGCACCCGGACGACGCCCGACGGGGCCGACCCGGCCTGGGCCGACGAGGTCGTCGCCGGCCTCGGCCCCGACGAGCGGGCGTTGTGCGCCCTGTCCTTCGCCGCCGGGGCTCCCGGCCTCGCCCATGTGGTGGTCGGCTCCGAGCACGCCCTGCAGCGACCCGATCGGGACGAGTCGGTGGAGCGGACCTACGACGTCACCGAGTTCCCCACGGCCGACGAGTACGCCGTGATGGTGGCCACCGCGCTGGAGCGGATCGCCGGCGGCGACCTCCACAAGGTGGTGCTGGGCCGCTGCCTCGACGTCCTCAGCGACCCGCCGCTGGTGCCCGCGGAGATCATCGACCGGCTGCTGACCACGCGGCCGGGCCGCTACGTCTTCAGTGTCCCGCTGGTGCCGGGCGTCGAGGGGCCGCCGGGTGCCGACGGCACCGCGCCCGAGGACGGCCCGATCCTGGTCGGGGCCAGCCCGGAGCTGCTCGTGCGCCGCGCGGGCGCCGAGATCTCGTGCACCCCCCTCGCCGGCTCCGTGCCCCGCTCGGAGGACCCCGACGAGGACCTGCGCCGGGCCGGCGAGCTGCAGCAGTCGGCCAAGGACCTCGCCGAGCACGCCTTCGTGGTCGAGGCGATCGTGCACGCGCTCAAGGACGTCTGCGTCGAGATCGAGTACCCCGCGACCCCGGAGCTGCTCTCGACGGACACGGTGTGGCACCTCGCCACCCCGATCCACGCCCGGCTGGCCGATCCGGTCGACGGGCCGAGCGCGCTGCGCCTGGCCCAGCTGCTCCACCCGACCCCGGCCGTGGGCGGCGTACCCACCGCGGCCGCCAATGCCGTCATCGCCGACCTCGAGGGCGACCTCCGCGACTGGTTCGCCGGGTGCGTGGGCTGGGTCGACCGGCACGGCGACGGCGAGTTCGCGATCACCATCCGCGCAGCCGTGATGGACGGGCCCCGGCTGCGGCTGTTCGCCGGCGCCGGGATCGTCGCCGGATCCGATCCTGCCGCCGAGGTGCGCGAGACCGGCGCCAAGCTCGCCACCATGGCCCGGGTCACCGGCCTGCCCTGA
- the map gene encoding type I methionyl aminopeptidase: MFFGQHRIEIKTPEQVRSMRAAGLVVGRTLARVREAVRPGVSTAELDALAEQSIRDEGCVPSFLGYGEPPFPASICASVNDEVVHGIPGGRVLAEGDVISIDCGAIAFDDDGQGWHGDAATTVAVGPVRADVAELMRVTEEALWRGLAAARSGGRVGDISHAVASYVHGEGDYGIVDGYTGHGIGTAMHMEPDVPNEGRAGRGPRLREGIALAVEPMITLGDPATDVAADDWTVVTSDGGWAAHYEHTFALTAAGVWVLTAEDGGRARLEQLGATYGGD; encoded by the coding sequence GTGTTCTTCGGCCAGCACCGGATCGAGATCAAGACTCCCGAGCAGGTGCGCTCGATGCGTGCAGCCGGCCTCGTGGTCGGCCGCACCCTCGCGCGGGTGCGTGAGGCGGTCCGCCCTGGCGTCTCGACCGCCGAGCTCGACGCCCTCGCCGAGCAGAGCATCCGTGACGAGGGGTGCGTCCCGTCGTTCCTCGGGTACGGCGAGCCCCCGTTCCCCGCGAGCATCTGCGCCTCGGTCAACGACGAGGTGGTGCACGGCATCCCGGGCGGTCGTGTGCTCGCCGAGGGCGACGTGATCTCCATCGACTGTGGGGCGATCGCCTTCGACGACGACGGCCAGGGGTGGCACGGGGACGCCGCGACGACCGTGGCGGTGGGCCCGGTGCGCGCCGACGTCGCCGAGCTGATGCGGGTCACCGAGGAGGCGCTCTGGCGCGGCCTCGCGGCGGCCCGGAGCGGCGGACGGGTGGGCGACATCTCCCACGCGGTCGCGTCGTACGTCCACGGCGAAGGGGATTACGGGATCGTGGACGGCTACACCGGCCACGGGATCGGCACGGCCATGCACATGGAGCCCGACGTGCCCAACGAGGGCCGCGCGGGCCGTGGCCCCCGGCTGCGGGAGGGCATCGCGCTGGCGGTCGAGCCGATGATCACGCTCGGCGACCCGGCCACCGATGTGGCGGCCGACGACTGGACGGTCGTCACCTCCGACGGCGGCTGGGCCGCCCACTACGAGCACACCTTCGCCCTCACGGCGGCCGGGGTGTGGGTGCTCACCGCGGAGGACGGCGGCCGCGCGCGGCTCGAGCAGCTCGGCGCGACGTACGGCGGCGACTGA